From the genome of Sphingobacterium kitahiroshimense, one region includes:
- a CDS encoding sodium:solute symporter family transporter, which produces MLTWIDQLIYVLYFILVGGYGYYIYKKKETSGSLSHDFFLAEGSLAWWAIGASIIASNISAEQFIGMSGSGFALGIAIASYEWMAALGLIIVAIFFLPIYLRNKIYTMPEFLRKRFDNRVSMIMAVFWVLVYVFVNLTSILYLGALAIHAIADVPFVWCIWILAILAGFIALGGMKVIGYTDVVQVVLLIIGGLTTTYIALSLVADAEGLSGWWNGLKVLKAEVPSHFHLFIEKGQLTKPDGGDAYMDLPGWSVLIGGMWIMNLSYWGCNQYITQRALGAKNLATAQQGMLFAAFMKLLMPLIVVLPGIAAFYLYQSGNNPLFQNGMMDGDIVKPDKAYPLLLSILPTGFKGMAFAALTAAIVASLAGKVNSIATIVSLDIYKNTQTKPIEESFLVKLGKISVVVSLFIGAALAPLLSNLDQGFQFIQEFTGFITPGVLAIFLMGILTKWTTSNAAIGGALSTFFYSILFKNVWLDQMPFMNRILVVFVFTVITMTVISVFDKKRKNQQALILEKEMFVVSDLFKVVSLLIIGVLTALYIVFW; this is translated from the coding sequence ATGTTAACTTGGATTGATCAATTGATTTATGTTCTGTACTTCATTCTTGTGGGTGGATATGGATATTATATCTATAAGAAAAAGGAGACGTCTGGCTCTTTAAGTCATGATTTTTTCCTCGCAGAGGGATCATTAGCATGGTGGGCGATTGGAGCGTCCATCATTGCTTCTAATATATCTGCAGAACAGTTTATTGGGATGTCCGGCTCCGGATTTGCCTTGGGTATTGCAATTGCTTCTTACGAATGGATGGCAGCCCTAGGATTGATCATTGTCGCGATATTCTTCTTGCCCATTTATCTGAGGAACAAGATTTATACGATGCCTGAATTTCTGAGGAAGCGGTTTGATAATCGGGTGAGTATGATCATGGCTGTGTTTTGGGTACTGGTATATGTTTTTGTTAATCTCACTTCGATCCTATATTTGGGAGCTTTGGCAATACATGCAATTGCGGATGTTCCATTTGTGTGGTGTATCTGGATTTTGGCCATATTGGCTGGGTTTATTGCATTAGGCGGAATGAAAGTCATTGGTTATACGGATGTCGTACAGGTAGTCCTGTTAATTATCGGTGGCTTGACCACAACTTATATTGCGCTTAGTTTAGTTGCAGATGCTGAAGGATTGTCAGGGTGGTGGAATGGCTTGAAAGTATTGAAAGCAGAGGTGCCTTCTCATTTTCATCTTTTTATTGAAAAAGGACAATTGACTAAACCTGATGGTGGTGATGCTTACATGGATCTACCGGGGTGGTCGGTACTTATAGGTGGTATGTGGATTATGAATCTTTCTTATTGGGGTTGTAATCAGTATATAACGCAACGGGCATTAGGAGCTAAAAATCTAGCCACTGCGCAACAGGGTATGTTGTTTGCCGCATTTATGAAATTACTGATGCCTTTAATTGTCGTTTTACCAGGTATTGCTGCATTTTATCTATATCAGAGTGGGAATAATCCGCTATTTCAAAACGGAATGATGGACGGAGATATCGTTAAGCCTGATAAAGCGTATCCATTGCTGTTATCGATTTTGCCTACTGGATTTAAAGGAATGGCTTTTGCCGCATTGACGGCAGCTATTGTGGCTTCCTTGGCTGGCAAAGTGAATAGTATTGCGACAATTGTATCGCTGGATATTTATAAAAATACGCAAACCAAACCGATTGAAGAGTCTTTTTTAGTCAAATTGGGTAAAATCTCGGTTGTAGTTTCGCTATTTATTGGAGCTGCATTAGCACCATTATTAAGTAATCTGGATCAAGGGTTTCAATTTATTCAAGAATTTACGGGCTTTATAACACCTGGTGTACTGGCTATTTTCTTAATGGGTATTTTGACAAAATGGACAACTTCTAACGCCGCTATTGGTGGAGCGCTATCGACTTTCTTTTATTCGATTTTGTTTAAGAATGTATGGTTGGATCAGATGCCTTTTATGAATCGTATTCTTGTGGTTTTTGTCTTTACAGTGATCACGATGACGGTCATTAGTGTTTTTGATAAGAAAAGAAAAAATCAGCAGGCATTGATCTTGGAGAAGGAAATGTTTGTGGTGTCAGATTTATTTAAAGTGGTTAGTTTGTTAATTATAGGCGTGTTGACCGCTTTGTATATCGTTTTTTGGTAA
- a CDS encoding RraA family protein — translation METNLQVEWNNDKELFALIRRELFTAVIGDIMDKMGMYHQFLPPNIRSIRDDMFVVGRAMTVLEADVSSLGESTSKNPVLAKTFGYMLEALDDLKEDEIYICSGSSPSYALWGEIMSARAKMLGAAGAIVNGYSRDTNGILALDFPCFSMGNYAQDQAPRGKVIDWRVPICINNIMIQDGDILIGDIDGVCLVPKEHEVEVFTRALEKARSEKVVLKKVLEGMGAKEAFDTYGIM, via the coding sequence ATGGAGACAAATTTGCAAGTAGAGTGGAACAATGATAAGGAATTATTCGCGCTGATCCGCAGAGAATTATTTACAGCAGTCATTGGTGATATTATGGATAAGATGGGGATGTACCATCAGTTTTTACCACCCAATATCCGTTCCATTCGTGACGATATGTTTGTTGTGGGGAGAGCAATGACTGTATTGGAAGCCGATGTAAGTTCATTGGGAGAGTCAACATCTAAAAATCCGGTTCTAGCTAAAACTTTTGGGTATATGCTGGAAGCTTTGGATGATCTTAAAGAGGATGAAATCTATATTTGTAGTGGCTCGTCACCAAGTTATGCTTTGTGGGGTGAAATCATGAGCGCACGAGCAAAAATGCTGGGTGCTGCTGGTGCGATTGTAAATGGCTATTCTAGAGATACGAATGGTATCTTAGCACTAGATTTCCCTTGTTTCTCAATGGGTAATTATGCACAGGATCAAGCTCCTCGTGGCAAGGTGATTGATTGGAGAGTGCCAATATGCATCAACAATATTATGATTCAAGATGGAGATATTTTAATCGGAGATATTGATGGTGTTTGTTTAGTGCCGAAGGAGCATGAGGTTGAAGTTTTTACTCGGGCATTGGAAAAAGCTCGAAGTGAAAAAGTTGTTCTGAAAAAGGTTTTAGAGGGTATGGGTGCTAAGGAAGCTTTTGATACCTATGGTATCATGTAA
- a CDS encoding glycoside hydrolase family 2 protein: MNIKKINAVMVVLLLGFGHLGLAQQSANIKILSPLPAKVEGIDQPQISLNGVWSFRVENGKPATIKVPGEWEMQGYEVKAGEKAVYEKQISIPESWKGKRIALKFDAVSSNAVVKMNGQYIGEHEGGFVAFEMDVTKAVKSGTNVLTVEVRANTISDILSCVSQYAAHTVGGILRKVTLFALPETHVADLDVEVKFDPKYQDAKLHLQALVANNTSGNQDLAIQYTLKDKSGKTVFEKKTAKKSATGNQTIPFDLDIQVSKPKHWTAESPYLYELTTSLLNGTQVVQSNVQKVGFRDIKIRGNELLVNGRPVKLKGVNRHAVHPLMGRASDPVLDRKDVEVFLAGNLNYIRTSHYPPSEEFLNAADELGLYVESESALNWIQHHASPIWRHWNYQDPKFLPTMLRANMDNVVSNRKHPSIIFWSLGNESRWSDLWAEVNKTVKALDKTRPTVFHDQTWGSFNNAGSKADIANYHYPGINGPGATDTMSRPTLFGEYAHLSDYNRRELLTDPGVRDAFNAPMVTYFDSMYVHKGNLGGAIWSGIDDTFHMPDGRIVGYGPWGPIDGWRREKPEYFGMKKAYSPVRISNLKSNSNNITFDVENRYDFRSLKDVEIKVMVDGKLIPVTSNLQARSAGKLVVPNASGVFNKVEIIVNDARGFEVEHEIFETPKAVTVNGTPKALALKQDSAFVYITQGDVVYTISKTYGLMTAARTSGEQVLSKGPSVAIIAANAEDGGKPNVAGETYQNNIYPIKHYEQYTLFATQVQARDDKDSIVVDLNLTYQQGTGKQQFIFTKEGLFKTNYEMNYQAAEVSVYQYGLMLELPLHYDELKWSRKGDFSYYPETHIGRNHGVAKLNANNVYEVEAHGEPVAKAWKDDANTMGSNDFRSTKARVVTASLKTADRKQVNLLATGKQASRTWKQDEHIQWLVADYTNSGSEPFYGSPFTDGRITLKKGDVIKGSMILQID; the protein is encoded by the coding sequence ATGAATATAAAAAAGATTAACGCAGTAATGGTTGTACTGCTACTGGGGTTTGGACACTTGGGTCTAGCGCAGCAAAGTGCTAACATAAAAATACTTTCTCCTTTACCTGCGAAGGTGGAAGGTATCGATCAACCGCAGATCTCATTAAATGGAGTATGGTCCTTTCGGGTTGAAAATGGGAAACCTGCGACTATAAAAGTTCCTGGTGAATGGGAAATGCAAGGATATGAGGTTAAAGCGGGTGAAAAAGCGGTTTATGAAAAACAGATTTCTATTCCCGAATCTTGGAAAGGTAAACGTATTGCTCTAAAATTTGATGCTGTTAGTTCAAATGCTGTGGTGAAAATGAATGGGCAATATATAGGAGAACATGAAGGAGGTTTTGTTGCTTTTGAAATGGATGTTACGAAAGCAGTGAAGTCTGGTACTAACGTCTTGACTGTTGAGGTACGTGCCAATACGATCAGTGATATTCTTTCGTGTGTATCCCAGTACGCAGCGCATACGGTTGGCGGTATTTTGAGGAAAGTGACTTTATTTGCGCTTCCTGAGACTCATGTTGCTGATTTAGATGTGGAGGTTAAATTTGATCCTAAATATCAAGATGCTAAACTTCATTTGCAGGCACTTGTGGCTAATAACACATCCGGAAATCAAGATCTAGCTATTCAATATACGCTAAAAGATAAAAGTGGTAAGACTGTTTTTGAAAAGAAAACAGCTAAAAAATCGGCGACAGGAAATCAGACAATACCGTTTGATCTGGATATTCAGGTATCAAAGCCTAAGCATTGGACTGCTGAAAGTCCGTATTTGTATGAATTGACTACTTCATTGTTGAATGGAACTCAAGTGGTACAATCGAATGTACAAAAAGTTGGTTTCCGTGACATTAAGATTCGAGGTAATGAACTTTTGGTTAATGGTCGTCCGGTTAAGTTGAAAGGGGTAAACCGTCATGCTGTACATCCGTTAATGGGTAGAGCATCTGATCCAGTTTTGGATAGAAAAGATGTTGAAGTATTTTTAGCGGGTAATCTAAACTATATCCGTACTTCCCACTACCCACCTTCGGAAGAGTTTTTAAATGCGGCAGATGAACTGGGCTTGTATGTAGAAAGTGAATCGGCTCTAAACTGGATACAGCACCACGCTTCACCTATCTGGCGTCATTGGAATTATCAAGATCCGAAATTTTTGCCTACAATGCTACGTGCAAATATGGATAATGTCGTGAGCAATAGAAAGCATCCATCGATCATCTTCTGGTCATTGGGTAATGAGTCTAGGTGGAGTGATTTATGGGCTGAGGTAAACAAGACCGTAAAAGCGTTGGATAAAACCCGACCTACTGTATTTCATGATCAAACTTGGGGAAGTTTTAACAATGCTGGTAGTAAAGCTGATATTGCTAATTATCACTATCCCGGAATTAATGGTCCAGGGGCTACAGATACAATGAGCAGACCTACTTTGTTTGGTGAATACGCCCATTTATCGGATTATAATAGAAGAGAATTATTGACTGATCCAGGGGTAAGAGATGCATTTAATGCACCAATGGTTACTTATTTTGACTCGATGTATGTTCATAAAGGTAATTTAGGCGGAGCAATTTGGAGTGGTATTGATGATACTTTCCATATGCCGGATGGACGAATTGTAGGTTATGGACCTTGGGGACCAATTGATGGCTGGAGAAGAGAAAAACCAGAATATTTCGGGATGAAAAAAGCCTATTCTCCAGTGCGTATTTCTAATTTGAAAAGTAATTCCAATAATATCACCTTCGATGTTGAAAATCGTTATGATTTCCGTTCATTAAAAGATGTGGAAATAAAAGTGATGGTTGATGGTAAATTAATTCCGGTAACTTCTAATCTGCAAGCTCGTTCAGCAGGTAAACTTGTTGTCCCAAATGCTTCGGGTGTATTCAATAAGGTTGAAATTATTGTCAATGATGCTCGTGGTTTTGAGGTTGAACATGAGATTTTTGAAACGCCAAAAGCAGTAACAGTAAATGGAACACCTAAAGCGTTAGCTTTGAAACAGGATTCGGCATTTGTTTATATTACCCAAGGAGATGTTGTGTATACCATCAGCAAAACTTATGGATTAATGACTGCTGCTAGAACTTCTGGTGAACAAGTCCTTTCCAAAGGACCATCTGTGGCGATTATCGCTGCAAATGCTGAGGATGGTGGAAAACCAAATGTAGCAGGGGAGACGTATCAAAATAATATATACCCGATCAAGCATTATGAACAGTACACTTTGTTTGCTACACAGGTACAGGCTCGGGATGATAAAGATAGTATCGTTGTCGATTTGAATCTGACGTATCAACAAGGTACAGGTAAGCAACAGTTCATTTTTACAAAAGAAGGTCTGTTTAAAACAAACTATGAAATGAATTATCAGGCTGCTGAAGTTTCTGTTTATCAGTATGGTTTAATGTTAGAACTGCCTTTACACTATGATGAACTTAAATGGTCTAGAAAAGGAGATTTCTCTTATTATCCCGAAACGCACATAGGTAGAAATCATGGTGTAGCGAAGTTAAATGCGAACAACGTATATGAGGTTGAAGCGCATGGTGAGCCGGTTGCGAAAGCTTGGAAGGATGATGCAAATACGATGGGATCAAATGATTTTAGGTCTACAAAGGCTAGAGTGGTGACTGCTTCTTTAAAGACTGCTGATCGTAAACAGGTGAATCTATTAGCTACAGGCAAGCAAGCTTCCCGTACATGGAAACAGGATGAACATATTCAATGGTTAGTTGCTGATTATACAAACAGTGGTTCTGAGCCCTTTTATGGAAGTCCCTTTACAGATGGTCGGATTACGCTTAAAAAAGGTGATGTGATAAAAGGAAGTATGATCTTACAGATTGATTAA
- a CDS encoding mandelate racemase/muconate lactonizing enzyme family protein, which yields MKIVDVKVWLVEGVKYNWTLLKIYTDTGHTGVGEATNWPGSPLVFEAAKHVGQRIIGLDPMRTDFIWTKLYRDLNWVGPYGASMCAISGIDMALLDLKAKVLGVPCYELLGGAFRKDILLYANYWFTGGGHNGEDYAAQALKVKEAGFTGLKFDPFAHTNYLYGEDLAPNLTLTSEQQDLAFNVSKAVRDAVGPDFDIMIETHAMLNYRVAVKMAQRLSALDITWYEEPAGPESADTLRAMRERIPSNVSICVGERHYTRHGIRPVLEKNICDIMMPDITRCGGPSEMKRMATMMEAYNVLLAPHNPNGPLSTLASAHVCASVPNFFRQEFMFNDVAWRDTVIDHPIADMVQNGVLSLSDRPGLGVDLVEEEMEKHPGILEPRPGFYV from the coding sequence ATGAAAATAGTGGATGTAAAGGTCTGGTTGGTAGAGGGAGTAAAATACAACTGGACACTATTAAAAATTTATACGGATACAGGTCATACTGGTGTTGGGGAAGCAACAAATTGGCCAGGAAGTCCTTTGGTGTTTGAAGCAGCAAAACATGTAGGTCAGCGTATAATCGGTTTAGATCCGATGCGGACTGACTTTATATGGACAAAGCTTTACCGTGATCTCAATTGGGTTGGTCCCTATGGTGCTAGTATGTGTGCCATCAGTGGAATAGATATGGCGCTCCTGGATTTAAAAGCTAAAGTGTTAGGTGTGCCTTGTTACGAATTGTTGGGAGGCGCTTTCCGTAAAGATATTTTGCTTTATGCTAACTACTGGTTTACTGGTGGTGGACATAATGGAGAAGATTATGCCGCACAAGCGCTTAAAGTAAAAGAAGCTGGTTTTACAGGTCTTAAATTTGATCCATTTGCACATACTAATTATTTATATGGAGAAGATCTTGCTCCTAATTTAACCTTGACTTCGGAGCAACAGGATTTAGCTTTTAATGTGAGTAAAGCTGTTCGTGATGCCGTTGGTCCTGATTTTGATATTATGATCGAGACACATGCAATGTTGAATTATCGGGTTGCTGTGAAAATGGCACAACGCTTATCAGCATTAGATATTACCTGGTATGAAGAACCTGCAGGTCCGGAAAGCGCAGATACTTTACGAGCTATGCGTGAACGGATTCCTTCAAATGTATCGATTTGTGTCGGGGAACGTCACTATACAAGACATGGTATCCGACCTGTTTTGGAAAAAAATATCTGTGATATTATGATGCCCGATATTACCCGTTGTGGAGGACCATCCGAAATGAAGCGTATGGCAACGATGATGGAGGCCTATAATGTTTTATTAGCGCCACACAATCCAAATGGACCTTTGTCGACATTGGCAAGCGCACATGTATGTGCTTCTGTGCCTAACTTCTTTAGACAGGAATTTATGTTTAACGATGTTGCTTGGAGAGATACTGTTATCGATCATCCAATTGCGGATATGGTTCAAAATGGTGTACTTTCATTAAGTGACAGACCTGGATTAGGAGTGGATCTTGTAGAAGAGGAAATGGAAAAACATCCAGGAATATTAGAACCAAGACCTGGATTTTACGTTTAA
- a CDS encoding SDR family NAD(P)-dependent oxidoreductase — translation MALSIDLKGKTVLVTGGISGIGLGTSIRFAQAGARVIVCAEQPADGVQVQYYRQQMKAYTDDAIYYQVDLTQAMEIQLFADELLQIYGKLDVIVSNAGMNVFDTVENCDQEKWDLNQHLNLESHWQVGKKMKPLLDQADQGVFIIMTSNHAYSSMKGCFPYNVAKAGLLAMVKAMAIEWAPHIRTVGIAPGFIDTPGNQKWFDSFDDAEKARASTVALHPVKRLGTPEEIGAWCVFLSSDYAAFANGTTYLIDGGRSALMQD, via the coding sequence ATGGCATTATCAATTGATTTAAAAGGGAAGACTGTATTAGTCACGGGAGGGATATCTGGTATTGGACTTGGTACTTCTATCCGATTTGCTCAAGCCGGAGCTCGCGTTATTGTATGCGCAGAGCAACCTGCTGATGGAGTGCAGGTACAATACTATCGACAACAGATGAAGGCCTATACTGATGATGCAATTTATTATCAGGTGGATTTAACCCAGGCTATGGAGATTCAACTGTTCGCAGATGAGTTGCTTCAAATTTATGGAAAACTTGATGTAATCGTTTCTAATGCAGGAATGAATGTATTTGATACTGTTGAAAACTGTGATCAGGAAAAATGGGATCTCAATCAACATCTTAATCTTGAATCACACTGGCAGGTGGGAAAAAAAATGAAACCATTACTAGATCAAGCTGATCAAGGTGTTTTTATTATCATGACATCTAATCATGCTTATTCTTCTATGAAAGGTTGTTTTCCATACAATGTAGCTAAAGCAGGGTTATTGGCTATGGTGAAGGCCATGGCCATTGAATGGGCTCCTCATATTCGTACTGTAGGTATTGCTCCGGGGTTTATTGATACACCTGGAAATCAAAAATGGTTTGATTCTTTCGATGATGCAGAGAAGGCAAGAGCTTCTACTGTTGCGCTTCATCCTGTGAAACGTTTAGGAACCCCTGAGGAAATCGGTGCTTGGTGTGTGTTTTTATCGAGCGATTATGCAGCGTTTGCGAATGGAACGACCTACCTTATTGATGGTGGCAGAAGTGCTTTGATGCAAGACTAA
- a CDS encoding SMP-30/gluconolactonase/LRE family protein: MKNAQLLVKLTCQLGESILWDKRNASIYWVDILGKQIYKHKFGGEQTSIWNLDDYVSKIVLNDRHGFILGMQGMLASWEEATNIVKPIIDIPHENGQIRTNDGGLDPDGNFWIGTMHMDAISGRGKLYCYKDQKLHVMLDAVSIPNGIVWSGKLPYTYFIDTFTNEIRRYDFTKDTNETAHYDVLVKIPSEYGSPDGMCIGPDGNLWVAHWGGYGVYCWDINTGKLLDRISVDAPHVTSCVFGGPNNQDLFISTAKVGLDEQQLLKYPNSGSVFHYKIS, from the coding sequence ATGAAAAATGCACAATTATTGGTCAAATTAACCTGTCAATTAGGAGAAAGTATTTTATGGGATAAGCGTAATGCTAGTATCTACTGGGTTGACATCTTAGGTAAACAAATTTATAAACATAAGTTTGGTGGTGAACAGACGAGTATCTGGAATTTGGATGACTATGTCAGTAAAATTGTATTGAATGATCGTCACGGTTTTATCTTAGGCATGCAGGGGATGTTGGCATCTTGGGAAGAAGCTACAAATATAGTAAAACCTATTATTGATATTCCACACGAGAATGGTCAGATCCGAACAAACGATGGTGGTCTGGATCCGGACGGTAATTTTTGGATCGGAACAATGCATATGGATGCCATTTCTGGGCGTGGAAAGTTATATTGTTATAAAGATCAAAAACTGCATGTCATGCTTGATGCGGTCTCTATACCTAATGGAATTGTATGGAGCGGGAAATTACCCTATACTTATTTTATTGATACTTTTACGAATGAAATACGTCGGTATGATTTTACAAAAGATACTAATGAAACTGCTCATTATGATGTGTTGGTTAAAATTCCATCGGAATACGGTTCTCCGGATGGTATGTGTATAGGTCCTGATGGAAACTTGTGGGTTGCCCATTGGGGAGGGTACGGCGTATACTGTTGGGATATAAATACAGGCAAGCTTTTAGATAGAATATCTGTTGATGCACCCCATGTTACTTCTTGTGTTTTTGGCGGACCTAATAATCAGGATTTGTTTATTTCAACGGCAAAAGTAGGACTAGACGAACAGCAACTTTTGAAATACCCTAATAGTGGTTCGGTGTTCCATTATAAAATTTCATAA
- a CDS encoding AraC family transcriptional regulator, with the protein MTKKISISEGFKGEEAIALPLDILQMQKLLPAKKNLFITHIGYYPEARYHLRNRDQGCNEHILIYCSEGMGWVTHENRTVHLSADTYYLIPAGEAHSYGSRDSNPWSIYWLHFKGEDSGLVQSLKGKPLALKNTGPQSKKHSLDLFHNIYENLKFGYHAETLDYISFTLLYFLASLKYQEQYLRNSRLNSENIMNKCTAIMKENLEKKLTLQELSTLIGYSSSHLTSLFTEKMNSSPMTYYNRIRLEQACQYLKYSSYKIKEIAFKLGYFDPYHFSRSFNKEMGITPKIYRQQYYIPTEQINQ; encoded by the coding sequence ATGACTAAAAAAATTTCTATTTCTGAAGGATTTAAAGGCGAAGAAGCGATAGCATTACCATTGGATATTCTACAAATGCAGAAACTGCTACCAGCTAAAAAAAATCTATTTATTACCCATATTGGCTATTATCCTGAAGCTAGGTATCATCTTAGAAACAGAGATCAGGGATGCAACGAACATATTCTCATCTATTGTTCGGAGGGTATGGGATGGGTAACACATGAAAATAGAACAGTACATTTATCAGCGGATACCTATTACCTTATACCTGCAGGCGAGGCACATAGCTACGGAAGTAGAGATAGCAATCCATGGAGCATCTATTGGTTACATTTCAAAGGAGAAGATAGTGGATTAGTTCAATCCTTAAAAGGTAAACCACTTGCATTAAAAAATACAGGTCCACAGAGTAAAAAACACAGCCTGGATCTTTTTCATAATATTTATGAAAATTTGAAATTTGGTTATCATGCAGAGACATTGGATTATATTAGTTTTACACTTCTTTACTTCTTAGCATCCTTAAAGTATCAAGAGCAATATCTTCGTAATAGTCGTCTGAATAGCGAAAATATCATGAATAAGTGCACTGCAATTATGAAAGAAAATTTAGAAAAAAAGTTAACACTTCAGGAATTATCTACCCTGATAGGTTACTCGTCTTCCCATCTAACAAGTCTTTTTACAGAAAAGATGAATAGCTCACCAATGACCTATTATAATCGAATCCGACTCGAACAAGCATGTCAATATCTAAAATATTCATCCTATAAAATAAAAGAAATCGCTTTTAAGTTAGGGTATTTTGATCCTTATCATTTTTCAAGAAGTTTCAACAAAGAAATGGGTATCACTCCCAAAATTTATCGTCAGCAATATTACATACCGACCGAGCAAATCAATCAATAA
- a CDS encoding AraC family transcriptional regulator, producing MKKFENKKDGFDGEVCVVVPPIVVKQNSLEKISGNFYITDIGYFPKARFHYRQREEGCMQHILIHCVDGRGEVSICNDLYHIQANEYILIPANTAHTYQADHNNPWTIYWIHFNGRNAGDIVDGIYKNVLLNKNSFVFGEEMKSIFEKMYTLLLKGYGREIMECLTMTLPYFLSGYLHREISSNWQLENKGDIINSSILYLKTNFSTKISLKDIAANSNLSVSHFSKLFKMRTGYSPIEYLNHLKVQKACYMLQFSDSRISEISFDLGFEDQYYFSRLFKDHMGVSPSHYRNSVKLDENIIH from the coding sequence ATGAAGAAATTTGAAAATAAAAAAGATGGCTTTGATGGCGAGGTGTGCGTTGTCGTTCCCCCAATTGTTGTTAAACAGAATAGTTTGGAAAAAATTTCTGGTAATTTTTACATTACAGATATTGGTTATTTTCCAAAAGCAAGGTTTCATTATCGCCAACGAGAAGAAGGATGTATGCAACATATTCTGATCCATTGCGTGGATGGGAGAGGAGAAGTTTCTATTTGCAACGACTTATACCATATCCAGGCGAATGAATATATTTTAATTCCGGCCAATACTGCACATACCTACCAAGCGGATCATAATAATCCATGGACAATTTACTGGATACATTTTAATGGTAGAAATGCCGGAGATATTGTGGATGGTATATATAAGAATGTTTTGCTTAACAAAAATTCATTTGTCTTTGGAGAAGAAATGAAATCTATTTTTGAGAAGATGTACACATTACTTTTAAAAGGATATGGTCGTGAGATTATGGAATGTCTAACGATGACTTTACCTTATTTTTTAAGTGGATATCTTCATCGTGAGATTTCTAGTAATTGGCAACTGGAGAATAAAGGGGATATTATAAATAGCTCCATCTTATACCTTAAAACTAATTTTAGCACAAAAATTAGTTTAAAAGATATTGCTGCTAATAGTAATCTTTCTGTTTCACATTTTTCAAAGCTCTTTAAAATGCGTACTGGTTATTCTCCGATTGAATATCTAAATCACCTTAAAGTACAGAAAGCCTGTTATATGTTGCAGTTTTCGGATAGCAGGATATCGGAGATTTCATTCGATCTCGGTTTTGAGGATCAATATTATTTTTCAAGACTTTTTAAAGATCATATGGGTGTATCGCCTTCTCACTATCGTAACAGTGTTAAATTGGATGAGAATATAATCCATTAA